In Sulfurimonas hongkongensis, a single genomic region encodes these proteins:
- the cas3f gene encoding type I-F CRISPR-associated helicase Cas3f: MMVIFVSQCEKNALKKSRRILDSFANRIGDNTWQTIITGEGLGAVFKLLRKTASKSTAVSCHWIRSRSRSDFLWVVGNKDRFNEAGVVPVHWTAKTILDNYKESEWKYMPLIKALTALSALFHDWGKSTKLFQDKLKPNSKIKADPIRHEWISCLLLNAFISQNKENWLHRLSNGEIDETLLMANAKDVNEKALQNLPSSAQLVMWLIVSHHKLPSTATSKSIIANKYNGVASFSIEDTLQYIQQSWGYENKMDEKEYQKHLEQCFIFPHGLLSNSSKWLTLVKRWANKLLAQQSLLDEAISDGSYRAVLHHSRLCLMLGDHNYSSQEKDPNWRDTTGLYANTHSKTKELKQKLDEHLCGVYESATAVVHYLPMFEHKSPFVQNNKVLKKASPKEFSWQDKAVTKIREVMQEESKKRGFFAVNMASTGCGKTFANAKVMQAISSDGNSMRYVLALGLRTLTLQTGDEYRERMKLDKEELAVLIGSKAIMELHENQKKENENEQKSDFGSESLESLLDEEVIYEFDIPDDALKTVLKYERDKKFLYAPVLVCTIDHLMGAVITKKGGRYILPSLRMLSSDLVIDEIDDFSGSDLIAIGRLVHLAGMLGRGVMISSATIPPDLAKGYFNAYKKGWRLYVKSHEAKNKIVCAWIDEFKTDVKEIDSFESKKALDTYEENHNHFIDKRIENLQKEPVKRKVEIVECHEELEDNEFEEDETKTDVYFSKIKDAIIQKHKEHHTIDKKSNKRISFGVVRVANTPPCVALSRYLAMADYDDVELKVMAYHSNQVLLLRHEQEKHLDAVLKRKEKEDEEPEAFKDEIIRSHIDASQTQDVIFVLVATPVEEVGRDHDFDWAIIEPSSFRSIIQLAGRVRRHRVGEVVAPNIGLMQYNYKAFKASDAEGKYFNRPGYEENKQLNTHNISKLIDANEISKRLDARARIKKPQKLDEKNSLIDLEHYMTQKDLTSFDKIGANTFEGYLNESWFLTAHPLYFHPFRESLKNTNIFLVYSKKNDNYYFAELDEYKNLINREEILQISRVEDNIDATRLWLHRDYDALVKEYATKNNQTKEEVSLRYGELNFIVYEESSEFEYSDQFGLVRL, from the coding sequence ATGATGGTTATTTTTGTCTCACAATGTGAGAAAAATGCCCTTAAAAAATCAAGAAGAATTTTAGATAGTTTCGCCAATCGCATCGGAGACAATACTTGGCAGACTATCATTACTGGGGAGGGGTTAGGAGCTGTTTTTAAACTACTTAGAAAAACCGCTTCAAAAAGTACTGCTGTAAGTTGCCACTGGATACGCAGTCGCAGTCGTAGCGACTTTTTATGGGTTGTAGGGAATAAGGATAGATTTAATGAAGCTGGAGTTGTTCCTGTTCACTGGACAGCTAAAACTATTTTAGATAACTATAAAGAGAGTGAGTGGAAATATATGCCTCTCATTAAAGCTCTAACAGCACTCTCTGCTCTTTTTCATGACTGGGGAAAATCAACAAAACTCTTTCAAGATAAGCTAAAACCAAATAGTAAAATCAAAGCTGACCCCATTCGTCATGAGTGGATAAGTTGTCTTTTGCTTAACGCTTTTATCTCTCAAAACAAAGAGAACTGGTTGCATCGTTTGAGTAATGGCGAGATTGATGAGACTTTACTTATGGCTAATGCTAAAGATGTAAATGAAAAAGCATTACAAAATCTTCCATCCTCAGCACAACTTGTAATGTGGTTGATAGTTTCTCATCATAAGTTACCAAGTACAGCTACTTCTAAATCAATTATTGCTAATAAATACAATGGCGTAGCTTCTTTTTCTATAGAGGACACACTCCAATACATTCAACAATCGTGGGGATATGAAAATAAAATGGATGAAAAAGAGTATCAAAAACACTTAGAACAATGTTTTATATTTCCTCATGGGCTTTTGAGTAACTCTTCTAAATGGCTAACTCTTGTCAAACGCTGGGCAAATAAACTACTTGCACAGCAATCCCTTTTAGATGAAGCCATTAGTGATGGCAGTTATAGAGCTGTTTTGCATCATAGTAGGCTTTGTTTGATGCTAGGTGATCATAACTACTCTTCACAAGAAAAAGACCCTAACTGGAGAGACACAACAGGGCTTTACGCAAATACTCATTCTAAAACCAAAGAGTTAAAACAAAAACTTGATGAACATTTATGTGGTGTTTATGAAAGTGCTACAGCTGTCGTTCATTATCTGCCTATGTTTGAACACAAATCTCCTTTTGTACAAAATAACAAAGTCTTAAAAAAAGCAAGTCCAAAAGAGTTTTCTTGGCAAGATAAAGCGGTTACAAAAATAAGAGAAGTGATGCAAGAAGAATCTAAAAAAAGAGGATTTTTTGCTGTTAATATGGCAAGTACAGGATGTGGAAAAACTTTTGCAAACGCTAAAGTGATGCAAGCCATCTCTAGTGATGGTAATTCTATGCGGTATGTTTTAGCTTTGGGGCTAAGAACTTTGACCTTACAAACAGGGGATGAATATAGAGAGAGGATGAAGTTAGACAAAGAGGAACTAGCTGTTTTGATAGGCTCAAAAGCAATTATGGAACTTCATGAAAATCAAAAAAAAGAAAATGAGAATGAACAAAAGAGTGATTTTGGTTCTGAGTCTTTAGAGAGTTTGCTTGATGAAGAAGTTATCTATGAGTTTGATATTCCAGATGATGCACTCAAAACAGTTTTAAAATATGAGCGAGACAAAAAGTTTTTGTATGCTCCAGTTTTAGTTTGTACAATAGACCATCTTATGGGAGCGGTAATTACAAAAAAAGGTGGGCGTTATATATTGCCAAGTTTGAGGATGCTCTCCTCTGACTTAGTTATAGATGAGATAGATGATTTTAGTGGCTCTGACCTTATCGCCATCGGTAGATTGGTTCATTTAGCAGGAATGTTAGGGCGTGGTGTGATGATTTCATCGGCTACAATTCCTCCTGATTTGGCAAAAGGGTATTTCAACGCCTATAAAAAAGGCTGGCGACTCTATGTAAAAAGCCATGAAGCAAAAAATAAAATAGTGTGTGCATGGATAGATGAGTTTAAAACAGATGTAAAAGAGATAGATAGCTTTGAGAGTAAAAAAGCATTGGATACGTATGAAGAAAATCACAATCATTTTATAGATAAACGAATAGAAAATCTACAAAAAGAGCCTGTAAAAAGAAAAGTAGAGATAGTAGAGTGTCATGAAGAGTTAGAAGATAATGAGTTTGAAGAGGATGAGACAAAAACAGATGTTTATTTCTCTAAAATAAAAGATGCAATTATACAAAAACACAAAGAGCATCATACTATTGATAAAAAAAGTAATAAACGCATCTCTTTTGGAGTAGTAAGAGTTGCTAACACACCTCCTTGTGTAGCTTTGAGTAGATATTTGGCGATGGCTGATTATGATGATGTAGAGCTAAAGGTTATGGCTTATCACTCAAATCAAGTGTTGCTTTTGCGTCATGAACAAGAAAAGCATCTTGATGCTGTATTGAAGAGAAAAGAGAAAGAAGATGAAGAGCCAGAAGCGTTTAAAGACGAAATAATTCGCTCTCATATAGATGCAAGTCAAACGCAGGATGTTATATTTGTTTTGGTTGCTACGCCCGTAGAAGAGGTTGGGCGAGACCATGATTTTGACTGGGCTATTATAGAGCCATCTTCTTTTCGTTCTATCATTCAGCTAGCAGGGCGAGTGCGAAGACATAGAGTAGGCGAAGTAGTTGCGCCAAATATTGGCTTGATGCAATACAATTATAAGGCTTTTAAGGCTAGTGATGCAGAGGGGAAATATTTTAACCGACCTGGATATGAGGAAAATAAGCAACTTAATACTCATAATATTTCAAAACTAATAGATGCAAATGAAATATCTAAAAGACTAGATGCACGAGCGAGGATTAAAAAACCTCAAAAGCTAGATGAAAAAAATTCTTTGATAGATTTAGAGCATTACATGACACAAAAAGATTTAACCTCTTTTGATAAAATAGGGGCTAATACTTTTGAGGGCTACCTAAATGAGAGTTGGTTTTTAACAGCACATCCTCTTTATTTTCACCCTTTTAGAGAGAGTTTAAAAAATACAAACATTTTTTTAGTTTATAGCAAAAAAAATGACAACTACTATTTTGCAGAGTTAGATGAGTATAAAAATCTGATAAATAGAGAAGAGATATTACAAATTAGTAGAGTGGAGGATAATATAGATGCAACTAGATTGTGGTTACATCGAGATTATGATGCACTAGTAAAAGAGTATGCGACAAAAAACAATCAAACAAAAGAGGAGGTGTCTCTCAGATATGGAGAATTGAACTTTATAGTATATGAAGAGAGTTCTGAGTTTGAATATAGTGACCAGTTTGGGTTGGTAAGATTATAA
- the cas1f gene encoding type I-F CRISPR-associated endonuclease Cas1f, with protein MENLTDLKAILHSKRANIYYLEYCRVMQKDGRVLYLSEVKKEYQYWNIPIANTTCLLLGTGTSITQAAMRMLAQAGVLVGFCGGGATPLFMANEIEWFTPQSEYRPTEYIQGWMQFWFDDAKRLETAKRFQIARIEFIQKVWTKDRELKLEGFDAKDPELERMFSSISTSIANAYNVGKLLQLEADFTKRLYKYAAQKTNLSGFTREHKSADLANDFLNHGNYLAYGLAATTLWVLGIPHGFAVMHGKTRRGALVFDVADLIKDALVLPWAFICAKEKMSEKEFRSQCLQNFVEHKALDFMFTQVKEASAYYLPKDKKS; from the coding sequence TTGGAAAACTTAACAGACTTAAAAGCTATCTTACACTCAAAAAGAGCAAATATATACTATCTTGAGTATTGCCGTGTAATGCAAAAAGATGGAAGAGTTCTTTATCTTAGTGAAGTTAAAAAAGAGTATCAGTACTGGAATATTCCTATTGCTAACACTACTTGTTTACTTCTAGGAACTGGAACTTCGATAACGCAAGCTGCTATGAGAATGTTAGCACAAGCTGGAGTTCTTGTAGGTTTTTGTGGAGGTGGGGCAACACCTTTGTTTATGGCAAATGAGATAGAGTGGTTTACTCCACAGAGTGAGTATAGACCAACAGAGTACATACAAGGCTGGATGCAGTTTTGGTTTGATGATGCCAAGCGACTTGAAACTGCTAAAAGGTTTCAAATAGCAAGAATCGAGTTTATACAAAAAGTTTGGACTAAAGATCGTGAGCTAAAGTTAGAAGGTTTTGATGCAAAAGATCCTGAGTTAGAGCGTATGTTTTCTAGCATTTCAACAAGTATTGCCAATGCGTATAATGTTGGAAAGCTTCTTCAACTTGAAGCAGATTTTACTAAAAGACTCTACAAATATGCAGCTCAAAAGACAAACTTATCAGGTTTTACTAGAGAACACAAGAGTGCTGACTTAGCCAATGATTTTTTAAACCACGGAAATTATTTAGCATATGGTTTAGCTGCGACTACTCTTTGGGTTTTAGGAATTCCTCACGGTTTTGCAGTGATGCATGGTAAAACTAGAAGAGGTGCCTTAGTCTTTGATGTGGCTGATCTTATAAAAGATGCTCTTGTTTTACCATGGGCATTTATCTGTGCTAAAGAGAAGATGAGTGAAAAAGAGTTTCGCTCACAATGTTTACAAAATTTTGTAGAGCATAAAGCATTAGACTTTATGTTTACGCAAGTCAAAGAAGCCTCAGCTTACTACTTACCCAAAGATAAAAAATCATGA
- the mnmA gene encoding tRNA 2-thiouridine(34) synthase MnmA produces MKKKVLVGMSGGVDSTVSALLLKRDGYEVEGLYMKLHSKPNYHEIHLERAKKAAKFVGMKLHVLDLQDTFNEKVFQPFIDTYAKGETPNPCALCNRGLKFGEMVKFADRVGARYVATGHYIKTDGEYFYQADDDTKDQSYFLFYVKKEILPRLIFPLGERKKSDIKEFAASIKGLESFASQGESSEICFVETTYTDLLKDYVQVDNVGEVLDRDGNVVGEHKGYMHYTIGKRKGFTVLGAHEPHYVLSIDATKNQITVGKKEELACNSLTINNLNMFNDKQEFDTSVKLRYRTKAVACHVKIEQDRASITLKESVFGVAIGQAAVFYDDDKLIGGGWICGV; encoded by the coding sequence ATGAAAAAAAAAGTATTAGTTGGTATGAGTGGGGGAGTTGACTCTACGGTCTCAGCTCTCTTACTAAAGCGAGATGGTTATGAAGTTGAGGGACTTTATATGAAGCTTCACTCAAAGCCAAACTATCATGAAATCCACCTTGAGCGTGCAAAAAAAGCTGCCAAATTTGTTGGTATGAAACTTCATGTCCTAGACCTGCAAGATACTTTTAATGAGAAGGTTTTTCAGCCCTTTATAGATACTTACGCAAAAGGTGAAACTCCAAATCCGTGTGCATTGTGCAACAGAGGGCTAAAGTTTGGAGAGATGGTAAAGTTTGCAGATAGAGTAGGGGCTCGCTATGTTGCTACTGGGCACTACATCAAGACTGATGGAGAATACTTTTACCAAGCTGATGATGATACAAAAGATCAGAGCTACTTTCTGTTTTATGTAAAAAAAGAGATTTTACCAAGGTTGATATTTCCTCTAGGAGAGCGTAAAAAGAGTGATATAAAAGAGTTTGCAGCTTCCATAAAAGGACTAGAATCTTTTGCATCTCAAGGTGAATCAAGTGAGATTTGTTTTGTTGAGACTACTTATACTGACTTGCTAAAAGATTACGTACAAGTAGACAATGTTGGAGAAGTCTTGGATAGAGATGGAAATGTAGTTGGCGAGCATAAGGGCTATATGCACTACACCATAGGAAAAAGAAAAGGCTTTACAGTTTTAGGCGCACATGAACCTCACTATGTCTTAAGCATAGATGCCACTAAAAACCAAATCACAGTTGGAAAAAAAGAAGAACTAGCATGCAATAGTTTAACCATAAACAATCTAAATATGTTTAATGACAAGCAAGAGTTTGATACAAGCGTGAAGCTAAGATACAGAACAAAAGCAGTCGCGTGTCATGTAAAGATAGAGCAAGATAGAGCATCTATAACTTTAAAAGAGAGCGTTTTTGGAGTAGCTATAGGTCAAGCCGCCGTTTTTTATGATGATGATAAGCTTATTGGTGGTGGATGGATTTGTGGGGTTTAG
- a CDS encoding TIGR00730 family Rossman fold protein yields MKSEKKILTKKYVKDIKSANTWSAFRILADFVKGYNELGELGELGPTVTIFGSARTKKNDKYYKQTQKLASMLASRGFNIITGGGPGIMEAANRGAYKHKEIESIGLNIDLPFEQVANPYTTTELSFDYFFSRKVMLVKYSMAYVIFPGGYGTLDELFEALTLIQTGKVTGVRIFVVGVDFFQPLMEFIEEKLVGSGMIDREDFEIITFTDDLKVVKNEIEQSLLKQMEMLKEVGLEDSSYYKALRDFCSLKKIKLNKKKK; encoded by the coding sequence TTGAAATCAGAAAAAAAAATATTAACAAAAAAATATGTAAAAGATATAAAATCAGCCAATACTTGGAGTGCTTTTAGAATATTGGCTGACTTTGTAAAAGGCTATAATGAGCTTGGTGAGTTAGGTGAGCTAGGACCAACTGTTACAATCTTTGGTAGTGCTAGAACAAAAAAGAATGATAAATATTACAAACAAACACAAAAGCTAGCATCTATGCTAGCCTCAAGAGGCTTTAACATTATAACAGGTGGCGGACCTGGGATTATGGAAGCAGCAAATAGAGGCGCTTATAAGCATAAAGAGATAGAATCTATAGGTTTAAATATCGATTTGCCTTTTGAACAAGTTGCAAATCCATATACTACGACAGAACTAAGTTTTGACTACTTTTTCTCAAGAAAAGTGATGCTTGTAAAGTACTCTATGGCTTATGTTATTTTTCCTGGAGGATACGGGACTCTTGATGAGCTTTTTGAGGCACTCACACTTATACAAACTGGAAAAGTAACAGGTGTTAGAATCTTTGTCGTTGGGGTTGATTTTTTCCAGCCGCTGATGGAGTTTATAGAAGAGAAACTTGTCGGTAGTGGAATGATTGATAGAGAAGATTTTGAGATTATAACATTTACAGACGACCTAAAGGTTGTTAAAAATGAGATAGAGCAATCACTCTTAAAGCAGATGGAAATGCTTAAAGAAGTTGGGCTTGAAGACTCTTCATACTACAAAGCTCTGCGTGATTTCTGTTCTCTTAAAAAAATAAAATTAAATAAGAAAAAGAAATGA
- the fliY gene encoding flagellar motor switch protein FliY yields the protein MNDFMKLFEDETVGTVEALIGQAPTLEIKEQQDLSIISSIIPPIVLVKLSVSGDIDAKAMVALTPNLAASLSDMMMGEDASDREDVGDDELDASKEIVSNIFGAIANTLSAQKDIPVLSFKIDDIEFVSDNSEITLEDYSKMYVYKFNIGDLNSLFMFIIDEKLRNSLDGKKDEPEVDSSQSEDTSMQNCNPSGVKLTSEEMSNISLIMDVKLPVRVRIGKKKMLLKDVLNMDIGSVIELNQLANDPLDILVDNHVIAQGEVVIIDGNFGVQIKTIGSKRDRLNKLKA from the coding sequence ATGAATGATTTTATGAAACTATTTGAGGACGAGACTGTTGGAACAGTAGAAGCTCTAATTGGTCAAGCACCAACTTTAGAGATAAAAGAGCAACAGGATTTAAGCATAATCTCAAGTATAATTCCTCCTATAGTTCTTGTAAAGTTAAGTGTTAGCGGAGATATAGATGCTAAAGCAATGGTAGCACTTACTCCAAACTTAGCAGCATCACTCTCTGATATGATGATGGGTGAAGATGCAAGTGATAGAGAAGATGTAGGCGATGATGAACTAGATGCTTCAAAAGAGATAGTCTCAAATATTTTTGGTGCCATTGCAAATACTCTCTCAGCACAAAAAGATATACCAGTACTCTCATTTAAGATAGATGATATTGAATTTGTCTCAGACAATAGTGAGATAACTCTGGAAGATTACAGCAAAATGTATGTTTATAAGTTCAATATAGGTGATTTAAATTCTTTGTTTATGTTTATAATAGATGAGAAACTTCGTAATTCTCTTGATGGGAAAAAAGATGAACCAGAAGTAGATTCAAGTCAGTCTGAAGACACTTCTATGCAAAACTGTAACCCTTCTGGAGTAAAACTTACTTCTGAAGAGATGAGCAATATTTCTTTGATAATGGATGTTAAACTTCCTGTACGTGTAAGGATTGGAAAGAAAAAGATGCTACTCAAAGATGTCTTAAATATGGACATAGGCTCAGTTATAGAGCTTAATCAATTAGCAAATGATCCACTAGATATTTTAGTTGATAACCATGTAATAGCTCAAGGCGAAGTTGTAATCATAGATGGAAACTTTGGAGTTCAGATTAAAACTATAGGTTCAAAAAGAGACAGATTGAACAAGTTGAAGGCGTAA
- the fliM gene encoding flagellar motor switch protein FliM — translation MADILSQEEIDALLDVVDDEGDDVLEDSESSSFVQNQQVTLYDFKRPNRVSKEQLRAFRGVHDKMARSLASQISSIMRSIVEIQLHSVDQMTYGEFLMSLPSPTSFNVFSIKPLEGSGIIEINPSIAFPMLDRLLGGKGEPFDANREFSDIELSLFETILRVMMSTLKEAWGPVMEVFPAIESKESSPNVVQIVAQNEIVVMVVMEIIIGHSSGMMNICYPVIALEPVLPKLASRDLMLNETSSKKSRNTELQVLLGGAKVNVEANLGDAELTMRDVLDLQVGDVVRLSSPADDVVTVSIDGKDRFRGEIGLRRFRKSIQITQMIDTEKDAVKRALENFENLRHEKISGVRDIVDDEEKTKEERIDE, via the coding sequence ATGGCAGATATACTTTCACAAGAAGAGATAGATGCACTACTAGATGTCGTTGATGATGAAGGTGATGATGTCTTAGAAGACTCAGAAAGTAGCTCTTTTGTACAAAACCAACAAGTAACACTCTATGATTTTAAGAGACCAAATAGAGTCTCAAAAGAGCAGCTTCGTGCATTTCGTGGTGTACATGATAAAATGGCTCGCTCACTAGCATCTCAAATCTCTTCCATCATGCGTTCTATAGTTGAGATTCAACTTCACTCAGTTGATCAGATGACTTATGGCGAGTTTTTGATGTCCTTGCCAAGTCCGACTAGTTTTAATGTGTTTTCAATAAAACCACTAGAGGGAAGCGGTATTATAGAGATAAATCCATCTATCGCTTTTCCAATGCTTGACCGACTTCTTGGTGGAAAAGGTGAACCTTTTGATGCAAATCGAGAGTTCTCAGATATAGAACTAAGCCTTTTTGAGACGATTTTACGTGTTATGATGAGCACATTAAAAGAGGCATGGGGACCTGTTATGGAGGTTTTTCCTGCCATTGAGTCTAAAGAGTCAAGTCCAAATGTTGTCCAGATTGTTGCTCAAAATGAGATAGTTGTGATGGTGGTTATGGAGATAATCATTGGGCATTCCTCTGGAATGATGAATATCTGTTATCCAGTTATTGCACTAGAACCAGTCTTGCCAAAACTCGCAAGCCGTGACTTGATGCTAAATGAGACAAGCTCTAAAAAGAGTAGAAATACAGAGCTTCAAGTTCTCTTAGGTGGTGCTAAAGTAAATGTAGAAGCAAATCTAGGGGATGCAGAACTTACTATGAGGGATGTTTTAGATCTTCAAGTTGGAGATGTTGTAAGGCTCTCAAGTCCAGCTGATGATGTTGTAACTGTGAGCATCGATGGAAAAGATAGATTTAGAGGCGAGATAGGACTTAGAAGATTTAGAAAATCGATTCAAATTACACAGATGATAGATACAGAAAAAGATGCAGTAAAACGTGCACTAGAGAATTTTGAAAATTTAAGACATGAGAAGATTTCTGGAGTTAGAGATATAGTAGATGATGAAGAAAAAACAAAAGAGGAAAGAATAGATGAATGA
- a CDS encoding RNA polymerase sigma factor FliA, translating to MISAYTQDIKHKEDELAIQYLPAVKAMAFRLKERLPSSIDYMDLFAIATEELIKLARRYDESLNDSFWGYAKKRVYGSMLDYLRSLDVLSRASRKLVKAIDYAIEEHRLTNEEEPTDEELSEMLGETVEKIHEARIASTIYTVMPLHDQLNVGDEGAALALIEKEELIEMIKSVLSGYNEREQMIIQLYYFEELTLKEISEILNITESRISQIHKSVIHKIKESVGA from the coding sequence ATGATCTCCGCCTATACACAAGATATCAAGCATAAAGAAGATGAGCTAGCCATACAGTACTTACCTGCTGTAAAAGCTATGGCTTTTAGACTCAAAGAGAGACTACCAAGCTCTATTGACTATATGGATCTCTTTGCTATAGCAACTGAAGAGTTGATAAAACTAGCAAGAAGATATGATGAGAGTTTAAATGACTCTTTTTGGGGATATGCAAAAAAGAGAGTTTATGGTTCTATGCTTGATTACTTAAGAAGCTTAGATGTTTTGTCCCGCGCTAGCAGAAAACTTGTAAAAGCGATAGACTATGCCATAGAAGAGCATAGACTAACAAATGAAGAAGAGCCAACAGATGAAGAGCTCTCAGAGATGCTAGGAGAGACGGTGGAGAAAATTCATGAGGCGAGAATAGCATCTACTATATACACAGTTATGCCTCTGCATGACCAACTAAATGTTGGAGATGAGGGAGCAGCTCTGGCTCTCATAGAAAAAGAAGAACTTATAGAGATGATAAAGAGTGTTTTGTCTGGTTATAATGAGCGAGAACAGATGATAATACAGCTTTACTATTTTGAGGAGCTTACCCTAAAAGAGATAAGTGAGATTTTAAATATTACTGAGTCTAGAATATCTCAGATTCATAAGTCTGTTATCCATAAAATCAAAGAGAGTGTAGGGGCGTAA
- a CDS encoding MinD/ParA family protein, translating into MMGNQAQKLQELVATNSAKKSKKTRFIAITSGKGGVGKSTISSNLAYVLSQSGLNVGIFDADIGLANLDVMFNVKIKKNILHVLKGEASVSDILIPITRNLILIPGESGDEILKYSDAALFERFMQEAQVLDKLDVMIIDTGAGIGDHIQMFLNAADDVIVVTVPDPAAITDAYATIKTVALLRNDIGLIMNQVKGEKEAEGVFEKIKKVAKANIGGELDLQYLGKINSDIKVSSSIKKRELFSAVHPNSQPHTDITAIASKIAARLERNMLVSPNESGLSGLLKRLIQHF; encoded by the coding sequence ATGATGGGCAATCAAGCTCAAAAGCTACAAGAACTAGTAGCAACTAACTCAGCTAAAAAGTCTAAAAAGACGAGATTTATCGCTATTACGAGTGGAAAAGGTGGAGTTGGGAAGAGTACGATAAGCTCTAACTTAGCCTATGTTTTGTCCCAAAGTGGACTCAATGTTGGAATATTTGATGCAGATATTGGCTTAGCTAACCTTGATGTTATGTTTAATGTAAAGATCAAAAAAAACATCTTGCATGTGTTAAAAGGTGAAGCAAGTGTAAGTGATATCCTCATACCCATAACAAGAAACTTGATACTAATCCCTGGAGAGAGTGGAGATGAGATACTAAAATACTCAGATGCAGCACTTTTTGAGAGGTTTATGCAAGAGGCTCAGGTTCTTGATAAACTTGATGTCATGATAATAGACACTGGTGCAGGAATTGGTGATCATATTCAGATGTTTTTAAATGCTGCGGATGATGTAATAGTTGTAACTGTTCCAGATCCAGCAGCTATAACCGATGCTTATGCAACTATAAAAACAGTAGCACTTTTAAGAAACGATATAGGCTTGATAATGAATCAAGTAAAAGGCGAAAAAGAAGCAGAGGGTGTGTTTGAGAAAATCAAAAAAGTTGCAAAAGCAAATATAGGTGGAGAACTGGATTTGCAGTACTTAGGAAAGATAAATAGCGATATAAAAGTAAGTTCATCTATCAAAAAAAGAGAGCTATTTAGTGCAGTCCATCCAAACTCTCAGCCGCATACTGATATAACAGCAATTGCAAGTAAGATAGCTGCTAGATTGGAACGAAATATGCTGGTAAGTCCTAATGAAAGTGGGTTGAGTGGCTTATTAAAACGCTTAATACAACATTTTTAG